The sequence GTATGTCCCCATTGTTTGAAGGTGAACCGAATACCTAAGAAGGCATCATACAGTAAAGCAAACTGTGGCGGATGTAAGCACTCTTTGCTAAAGAGTGCACCTATTTCTGTAGATGCTGATAAGCTGGGTACCTTTATAGCCAATGCTGATGTCCCGGTCGTGGTTGATTTTTGGGCCCCTTGGTGTGGTCCCTGTGTGCAGATGGCTCCAGCTTTTGAAGAAGTCGCCTTGGCCATGCCGCTTCAGGCTCAGTTCCTCAAAGTCAATACCGATGAACAGCAGACTTTGGGTGCGCAGTACGGTATACAGAGCATACCTACGCTCATCGTGTTTAAAAATGGTAAAGAAGTGGACAGGCTCAGTGGTGCTTTAGATGCCGGTAGATTACAAAACTGGGTAAGGCAGTATCTTTAAATGAGTAAAATATTATTACTGGAAGATGACGCCAACCTGAATGAAACGGTCACAGAGTTTCTAGAAGAGAAGGGTCATGACGTGGTCAGTGTCTATGATGGACATGAGGCACAGGAAAAATTGTATGAGAGTAAATATGATCTGCTTCTTTTGGATGTCAATACGCCGGGTATGAATGGCTTTGACCTTTTAAAAGAAGCCAGAGAGAGTGATGTGGTGGCACCGGCTATTTTTATCACTTCTTTAGACTCGGTGGATGATCTGGAAAAAGGTTTTGAGAGCGGATGCGATGACTATATACGTAAACCTTTTGCACTCAAGGAACTGCAGATACGTGTGGAGACACTGCTTAAACGTGCTTTCTATCATGAGTCCAAAGAGTTGATAAAGATTTCAAAAGAGATCGCCTATGACATCAAAAACAATGAACTGATCATCAGTGGTAAAACGGTATCTTTGGGTCATAAAGAGTCTATGCTCCTTAAACTCTTTATGAAAAATGAAGATGAGGTCATTGTTCATGAACGTATTTATGAACATTTATGGGACTTTGATGAAGAGCCTAGTGATACGGCACTCCGTACTTACATTAAAAATCTTCGTAAAATCATAGGTAAGGAAAGAATTGTTAGTATTAAAAAACAAGGCTACAAATTCACTGCTGAGAAGTGAGAAAAAGTCTCTTTTAAGGTTTTTGACACTCTATGTAGCTATGGTCATATTTCTGATCACGCTGCTTTCACGGTTTTA is a genomic window of Sulfurovum sp. XGS-02 containing:
- the trxC gene encoding thioredoxin TrxC, with amino-acid sequence MNVNVVCPHCLKVNRIPKKASYSKANCGGCKHSLLKSAPISVDADKLGTFIANADVPVVVDFWAPWCGPCVQMAPAFEEVALAMPLQAQFLKVNTDEQQTLGAQYGIQSIPTLIVFKNGKEVDRLSGALDAGRLQNWVRQYL
- a CDS encoding response regulator transcription factor, which translates into the protein MSKILLLEDDANLNETVTEFLEEKGHDVVSVYDGHEAQEKLYESKYDLLLLDVNTPGMNGFDLLKEARESDVVAPAIFITSLDSVDDLEKGFESGCDDYIRKPFALKELQIRVETLLKRAFYHESKELIKISKEIAYDIKNNELIISGKTVSLGHKESMLLKLFMKNEDEVIVHERIYEHLWDFDEEPSDTALRTYIKNLRKIIGKERIVSIKKQGYKFTAEK